Genomic DNA from Filimonas effusa:
ATTATATATCGGCGTCTATTTTATTATCCTCGAGGATATGAGGATGATCATCCTTTTCAGTTTTCTGAACATTGTTTTATTTCTTACCGTATCTTTTGGATTAATTCATGTAGAATGGTTTGCACCAGTATCGGCCATGCACCGGCATTTCGTTATGCTCAACGGCATCTTCCTTTTCCTTTTCTTTTTATACTATTTTAAAACACAATCCCAGGCCTACCGGAAAGAAATAGAATCCAGGGTAAGAGAACTGGATATACTCAACTATAATAAGGAAAAGCTATTTGCCATTATGGCCCACGATATAAAAGCCCCCATATCAAGCCTGTTAACCACCTTGCGTATGATACAGGACGGCGACTTAAGTCCGATGGACCTCAAAGAAATATCCGGCACATTATTAAAACAGGTTACCGGTGTTCATGAAAACCTGATCACTATTCTACATTGGAGCAAAAGTCAGTTGAAAGGAATGGAAATAAGACCAAGATCAGTTCCTCTTTATTTTCACATTATGAAAACGGTTGAGTTCATGCAACCTGCTGCGGAATTGAAGCGGCAGCGCATCGACTTTTCTGAAGTAAAATCACTCAATGGCTGGATTGACCCGGATCACCTGGAATTGATTTTGCGTAACTTGTTGGGAAACGCCATAAAATTTAGTTACCAGGGAAGGACAATCCGGATCCGTACCATACGCGAAAATACTTTTATAAGGATAGAAATCGAGGATGAAGGAATGGGTATTAGTCTTGTCAATGCAGCGCTGCTTCGTAACAAATTATCTTTCATTTCTACCTACGGCACCGAAAACGAAAAAGGCACGGGATTAGGCTTAAACTTATGCAAGGAGTTTATTACGTTAAATGGCGGAGATCTTCAGTTTGAATCGAAAGAAGGGATAGGCAGTACGTTTAAAGTTTTTATTCTCCGGCAGGAGCCTATACCGGGCATGTCAACCAATGCCGGAAAAATCTAGTTAATAAATAGCAGATACGGGCAGGAGTAATAACAGGGTGGAGTTTTCAAATTAAGTATTTCGGGAGTGCAGCCGGTAATAGCCTGGGGGCTGCCACGGGGTGACATTGTTATGAGCACTTGTTCCATGTTTTTATTTTAAGGGCGTTGATTGTTCTTTTCGGACCGGATCAGATCCAGGGCATATTGAATTTCGGGGTCTTTATTTGCACGGATATACTGTTGAAATGCGTCGAATGTAAGCTCCTTCTGAGGCAGGCAGCCTCTTCCATTGTCCTGCCTGGCCTTCATAAAGTATATTTCACTCATCGGGATCGTAAGTTTAGCCTTCGTTTTGGGAAGCATGTAGGTATGGAACCAGGCTGCTGTAGTTGAGGACTCCCCACTACCGGTTTCGGTTCCAACCAATATTCCCCGCTGATTATTCTTTACCAATGCTGCAAAATAGGTAGCCGCACTTACTGTACCGCCGCTGATGAGCACGTATACATTTCCTTTGAAGTTGTTCTTATCTGGCGGATAGTTGACGATAGAACCCTCCGAAAGGCGTGCATTACCATAGAAAAATCCGGCAGCACTGTCATAGTCGAAACGCTGCTTTAGAAA
This window encodes:
- a CDS encoding sensor histidine kinase, coding for MNIIKRLLHIGITPILSFQERRRILVLNAAGLFGGTSSMIMFFFNLYYKIYALSLLNIVTWITGYSVFFIHRSAYSKPLLMAVGCIYSLAAAASAILYHNSVEYFLLLYIGVYFIILEDMRMIILFSFLNIVLFLTVSFGLIHVEWFAPVSAMHRHFVMLNGIFLFLFFLYYFKTQSQAYRKEIESRVRELDILNYNKEKLFAIMAHDIKAPISSLLTTLRMIQDGDLSPMDLKEISGTLLKQVTGVHENLITILHWSKSQLKGMEIRPRSVPLYFHIMKTVEFMQPAAELKRQRIDFSEVKSLNGWIDPDHLELILRNLLGNAIKFSYQGRTIRIRTIRENTFIRIEIEDEGMGISLVNAALLRNKLSFISTYGTENEKGTGLGLNLCKEFITLNGGDLQFESKEGIGSTFKVFILRQEPIPGMSTNAGKI